The following coding sequences lie in one Thermodesulfobacteriota bacterium genomic window:
- the traN gene encoding conjugal transfer protein TraN has translation MGRRANLRLTLGLALSLLVAGTSQGLAQLTGVVCGQDLDGDGLIEEAAGELATCVDDLCPVGTVDCTPTYEAPACPEGGALDPIRDVCQVEPLARVPVVVCPPGYGYVAPPLDRCEAPVACATGTYEPAEDGCYVGDLTCPLGGYACGDSGAGRNQCSPNPCVDLAAQPPVDTEADRTAYGDDGTVDPATGTCSGLFLIFNGKPSECLPPGYQTTWFDCCDTDRDRFLFLREQCGEEALETAMAKADERAVDLGSYCKKRIRFIGCVQRARVYCVFSTKLGRIVQEQGRPQLQAFGATGGWGTPENPRCEGFTPEEFQALDFSQIDFSEFFGDLATPPPEAVQGEMQERIDAFYERL, from the coding sequence ATGGGACGAAGAGCGAACCTGCGCCTCACCCTGGGCCTGGCCCTGTCTCTCCTTGTCGCCGGGACGAGCCAAGGTCTTGCCCAGCTCACGGGCGTCGTCTGCGGCCAGGACCTGGACGGCGACGGGCTCATCGAGGAGGCCGCCGGGGAGCTCGCCACCTGCGTGGACGACCTCTGCCCGGTGGGGACGGTGGACTGCACGCCCACCTACGAGGCCCCTGCCTGCCCCGAGGGCGGAGCCCTGGACCCGATCCGGGACGTCTGCCAGGTGGAGCCCCTGGCCCGGGTGCCAGTGGTCGTTTGCCCGCCGGGCTACGGGTACGTGGCCCCGCCTCTCGACCGGTGCGAGGCGCCGGTAGCGTGCGCCACGGGCACCTACGAGCCGGCCGAGGACGGCTGCTACGTGGGGGACCTCACGTGCCCGCTGGGGGGCTACGCCTGCGGGGACTCGGGGGCGGGCCGGAACCAGTGCTCCCCGAACCCCTGCGTGGACCTCGCGGCCCAGCCCCCGGTGGACACCGAGGCCGACCGCACGGCCTACGGGGACGACGGCACGGTCGACCCGGCCACCGGTACCTGCTCGGGGCTCTTCCTGATCTTCAACGGCAAACCCTCCGAGTGTCTGCCTCCCGGGTACCAGACCACCTGGTTCGACTGCTGCGACACCGACCGAGACCGGTTCCTCTTCCTGCGGGAGCAGTGCGGGGAGGAAGCCCTGGAGACAGCCATGGCAAAGGCCGACGAGCGGGCCGTCGACCTGGGGAGCTACTGCAAGAAGCGCATCCGCTTTATCGGCTGCGTCCAGCGGGCCCGGGTCTACTGCGTCTTCTCCACGAAGCTCGGCCGGATCGTCCAGGAGCAGGGCCGGCCCCAGCTGCAGGCCTTCGGGGCGACCGGCGGTTGGGGCACGCCGGAGAACCCCCGCTGCGAGGGGTTCACCCCCGAGGAGTTCCAGGCCCTGGACTTCAGCCAGATCGACTTCTCCGAGTTCTTCGGGGACCTCGCGACCCCGCCTCCGGAGGCCGTCCAGGGCGAGATGCAGGAGCGGATCGATGCCTTCTACGAGCGGCTGTAG
- a CDS encoding TraV family lipoprotein, which translates to MRRTRSSAAPLGALLLGILFLGGCSVVNPYRSDFKCPPLDDGKCISVGEAYDEALGFGRDLAPHRDCPREIVKEPPCEPCPNWPDCGDDWCPEVATPEPCEEPPEPPTPTPAEAYQGALYRRLAGLVQEPHTPLVAPPEVLRVWLLPYEGEGGELFMERYVYVMVKGPRWVLGTYLTEQERK; encoded by the coding sequence ATGAGAAGAACGCGGTCTTCTGCGGCCCCCCTGGGCGCTTTGCTGCTCGGCATCCTCTTCCTGGGCGGCTGCAGCGTGGTGAACCCCTACCGGAGCGACTTCAAGTGCCCGCCCCTGGACGACGGGAAGTGCATCAGCGTCGGGGAGGCCTACGACGAGGCCCTCGGTTTCGGCCGAGACCTCGCTCCCCACCGGGACTGCCCCCGGGAGATCGTGAAGGAGCCCCCCTGCGAGCCGTGCCCCAACTGGCCGGACTGCGGGGACGATTGGTGCCCGGAGGTCGCGACCCCGGAGCCCTGCGAGGAGCCTCCGGAGCCTCCGACGCCCACCCCGGCCGAGGCGTACCAGGGGGCGCTCTACCGTCGGTTGGCCGGCCTGGTGCAGGAGCCGCACACGCCGCTGGTGGCTCCCCCGGAGGTCCTCCGGGTCTGGCTCCTGCCCTACGAGGGGGAGGGGGGCGAGCTCTTCATGGAGCGCTACGTCTACGTGATGGTGAAGGGGCCCCGCTGGGTGCTCGGCACCTACCTCACGGAGCAGGAGAGGAAGTGA
- a CDS encoding TraB/VirB10 family protein produces the protein MERLSKWFSGLPPKRKRRLVLFGILALAAGLFMLGYRPDPAPRRREAPLVRELTLDGESLERAKYLDLQRQLEALAKEKGKQGKDGPGSASTKPDRLPARTEPPPEESAGPDPSSLRLPTADEVARLPDPKPAPAPAPQPTPVPPAPMGRSPLPQPAMEPVEEIVGGIEVASNAAGAAKAKAPEQKKKDRTESVYLPPSFMEATLLTGLDASTSGEGRKSPEPLLLRVQKPAVLPNRVKANLRGCFVIAEATGSLAKERAMVRLVSLSCLDREGQAVIDQPVKGFVVDVDGKVGLGGRVVSKMGAATARAVIAGIFGGAGEVIQSASTAQTISPLGATQIVDSENLARASLGGGLAAGANTLRDFYLELAKQATPVIEVGAAKGVTVVISEGVNLEIRDVSPVP, from the coding sequence ATGGAGCGCCTCTCGAAGTGGTTCTCCGGCCTCCCGCCGAAGCGAAAGCGCCGGCTGGTGCTCTTCGGCATCCTGGCCCTCGCGGCCGGCCTCTTCATGCTCGGCTACCGGCCGGACCCGGCGCCGCGCCGCCGGGAGGCCCCCCTGGTGCGCGAGCTCACCCTGGACGGGGAGAGCCTGGAGCGGGCCAAGTACCTGGACCTCCAGCGCCAGCTCGAGGCGCTCGCCAAGGAGAAGGGGAAGCAGGGGAAGGACGGACCGGGTTCGGCATCGACCAAGCCGGACCGTCTGCCGGCGCGCACCGAGCCGCCACCGGAGGAGTCGGCCGGGCCGGACCCCAGCTCCCTGCGCCTGCCCACAGCCGACGAGGTCGCACGGCTCCCCGACCCGAAGCCGGCGCCTGCCCCGGCCCCGCAGCCCACGCCCGTCCCGCCCGCCCCGATGGGACGTTCGCCGCTCCCCCAGCCGGCCATGGAGCCGGTGGAGGAGATCGTCGGCGGCATCGAGGTCGCGTCCAACGCCGCGGGCGCGGCCAAGGCCAAGGCGCCGGAGCAGAAAAAAAAAGACCGGACGGAGTCGGTCTACCTGCCTCCTTCCTTCATGGAGGCGACCCTGCTTACCGGGCTCGACGCCTCTACCTCTGGGGAAGGTAGGAAGAGCCCGGAGCCGCTGCTGCTCCGCGTCCAGAAGCCGGCGGTGCTCCCCAACCGGGTCAAGGCGAACCTCCGCGGCTGCTTCGTGATCGCCGAGGCCACGGGGTCACTCGCCAAGGAGCGGGCCATGGTGCGGCTCGTGTCGCTCAGCTGTCTCGACCGGGAGGGGCAGGCCGTGATCGACCAGCCGGTGAAGGGCTTCGTGGTGGACGTGGACGGGAAGGTCGGCCTCGGGGGCCGCGTCGTCTCCAAGATGGGCGCGGCCACGGCCCGGGCGGTGATCGCCGGGATCTTCGGGGGCGCCGGCGAGGTGATTCAGTCGGCGAGCACGGCCCAGACGATCTCGCCGCTTGGCGCCACCCAGATCGTGGACAGCGAGAACCTCGCCCGGGCCTCCCTGGGCGGGGGGCTCGCCGCCGGCGCCAACACCCTTCGGGACTTCTACCTGGAGCTCGCCAAGCAGGCCACCCCGGTGATCGAGGTCGGGGCGGCCAAGGGAGTCACGGTGGTAATCAGCGAGGGCGTCAACCTGGAGATCCGGGACGTGAGCCCGGTCCCGTGA
- a CDS encoding TraC family protein, with the protein MLAQLRSFGQRVRDASEQGLRFSDLLRAADRHPFSVYLPWLAYDGETDTYVLQDGTVGALWECHPLAFASAQTANGLDGLFRLGLPEGSVLQFVLHADPHLEGHLASYRELKTRADPTVEACVAEFTAFLREGTAGIAKLAGIPARDFRLFVGLKVPMDKTSPLRWEDLRASTEEILQGASLWPRSVTPEALLAWARRLFNDDAGGNAAHYDAERAIRDQVIYAETGIGDQGRHLAIGENAWACLTPKANPKEVDLFSTNQLAGGVWGLVSDADQIQTPFLLSLNLIFESLAPRLHAKCNLVLGQGAAGSFAPSLARKKEEYLRAVDSLERGAVFVRALPTLWVWGRDKQLVAEALTRAKRIWENSGYVMQQDRGILKVLFLLSLPFGLYLQGKNLENIARDAIVDSEAATAILPVQADFAGGGKPALLFVGRKGQLATLDFFDARANNHNFLIAAESGSGKSFLTNYVAYNYWANEAMVRVVDIGGSYKKLARITNGRYIDFGEAGAGGKPLCLNPFTHIVEPEHELQVVDAVVAQMIYSRSGARPSETESSLIRSAVQWAWAQEENEADVDAIYHFLANLKEVPGLEDAPMLKHPKIVEQAGMLSFNLREFTSQGTFGRYFNGRSTFDIRSDEFVVLELEHLKGQTSLFRVVTLLVINAVTQDLYLSDRSRERFVMFDEAWQFLEHEADTLTQVINEGYRRARKYQGSFGIIVQSIEDLAQFGKVGQVILNNSSFKLFLQSSGFHKAKQKGLVDYDDFTMRILQSLASKKGDYSEIFADTPFGVGVLRLVVDPFFYGVCTSNGKENAAIERAVARGMTYAEAIRRMLEERDA; encoded by the coding sequence ATGCTGGCTCAACTACGGTCCTTCGGCCAGCGGGTGCGGGACGCCTCAGAGCAGGGCCTGCGGTTCTCGGATCTCCTCCGGGCGGCCGACCGCCACCCCTTCTCGGTCTACCTCCCCTGGCTCGCCTACGACGGGGAGACCGACACCTATGTCCTCCAGGACGGCACCGTGGGGGCGCTGTGGGAGTGCCACCCGCTCGCCTTCGCCTCGGCCCAGACAGCGAACGGTCTCGATGGCCTCTTCCGGCTCGGCCTCCCTGAGGGCTCGGTCCTCCAGTTCGTGCTCCACGCCGACCCCCATCTGGAGGGGCACCTGGCCTCCTATCGAGAGTTGAAGACCCGGGCCGACCCGACGGTGGAGGCCTGCGTCGCCGAGTTCACGGCCTTCCTCCGGGAGGGCACGGCGGGGATCGCCAAGCTCGCCGGCATCCCGGCCCGGGACTTCCGGCTTTTCGTGGGGCTCAAGGTCCCCATGGACAAGACCTCGCCGCTTCGCTGGGAGGACCTCCGGGCGAGCACCGAGGAGATCCTCCAGGGCGCCTCCCTCTGGCCCCGGAGCGTGACGCCCGAGGCCTTGCTCGCCTGGGCGCGGCGGCTCTTCAACGACGACGCCGGAGGGAACGCCGCCCACTACGACGCCGAGCGCGCGATCCGCGACCAGGTGATCTACGCGGAGACCGGGATCGGGGACCAGGGCCGCCACCTCGCCATCGGCGAGAACGCCTGGGCCTGCCTCACCCCCAAGGCGAACCCCAAGGAGGTGGACCTCTTCAGCACGAACCAACTCGCCGGCGGGGTGTGGGGCCTGGTGAGCGACGCCGACCAGATCCAGACGCCGTTCCTCCTCTCTCTGAACCTGATCTTCGAGAGCCTCGCGCCCCGGCTCCACGCCAAATGCAACCTGGTCCTGGGACAGGGCGCGGCCGGGAGCTTCGCCCCGAGCCTCGCCCGGAAAAAGGAGGAGTACCTCCGCGCCGTGGACTCGCTCGAGCGCGGGGCGGTCTTCGTCCGGGCCCTTCCGACCCTCTGGGTCTGGGGGAGGGACAAGCAGCTCGTGGCCGAGGCTCTGACCCGCGCCAAGCGCATCTGGGAAAACTCGGGCTACGTCATGCAGCAGGACCGGGGGATCCTGAAGGTCCTCTTCCTCCTCTCGCTCCCGTTCGGGCTCTACCTCCAGGGAAAGAACCTCGAGAACATCGCCCGAGACGCGATCGTGGACTCCGAGGCCGCGACCGCGATCCTCCCCGTCCAGGCCGACTTCGCCGGCGGGGGGAAGCCCGCGCTCCTCTTCGTCGGCCGGAAGGGCCAGCTCGCGACCTTGGACTTCTTCGACGCCCGGGCGAACAACCACAACTTCCTCATCGCCGCGGAGAGCGGCTCGGGGAAGAGCTTCCTCACCAACTACGTCGCCTACAACTACTGGGCGAACGAGGCCATGGTCCGCGTCGTGGACATCGGCGGGAGCTACAAGAAGCTCGCCCGGATCACGAACGGCCGCTACATCGACTTCGGCGAGGCCGGAGCGGGCGGGAAGCCCCTGTGCCTCAACCCCTTCACCCACATCGTGGAGCCCGAGCACGAGCTCCAGGTGGTGGACGCGGTGGTGGCGCAGATGATCTACAGCCGCTCCGGCGCCCGGCCCTCGGAGACCGAGAGCTCGCTCATCCGCTCGGCGGTTCAGTGGGCCTGGGCCCAGGAGGAGAACGAGGCCGACGTCGACGCGATCTACCACTTTCTGGCGAACCTGAAGGAGGTGCCGGGTCTCGAGGACGCCCCCATGCTCAAACACCCCAAGATCGTCGAGCAGGCCGGGATGCTCTCCTTCAACCTCCGGGAGTTCACGAGCCAGGGGACCTTCGGGCGCTACTTCAACGGGCGCTCGACCTTCGACATTCGATCGGACGAGTTCGTGGTCCTGGAGCTCGAGCACCTCAAGGGCCAGACCTCGCTCTTCCGGGTGGTGACGCTGCTCGTGATCAACGCCGTCACCCAGGACCTCTACCTCTCCGACCGCTCCCGGGAGCGGTTCGTCATGTTCGACGAGGCCTGGCAGTTCCTGGAGCACGAGGCCGACACCCTCACCCAGGTGATCAACGAGGGCTACCGCCGGGCCCGCAAGTACCAGGGCTCCTTCGGGATCATCGTGCAGTCGATCGAGGACCTGGCCCAGTTCGGGAAGGTGGGCCAGGTGATCCTGAACAACAGCTCCTTCAAGCTCTTTCTCCAGTCCTCGGGGTTCCACAAGGCGAAGCAGAAGGGCCTCGTCGACTACGACGACTTCACCATGCGCATCCTCCAGAGCCTGGCCTCCAAGAAGGGGGACTACTCGGAGATCTTCGCCGACACGCCCTTCGGGGTCGGGGTGCTCCGCCTCGTGGTGGACCCCTTCTTCTACGGGGTCTGCACCTCGAACGGGAAGGAGAACGCCGCGATCGAGCGGGCCGTGGCCCGGGGGATGACGTACGCCGAGGCGATCCGCCGCATGCTGGAGGAGCGGGATGCTTAG